The region CCAATATATTGagggtgacagacagacaggcagacagatggtGACAGACTGTTTTCCCCTGGGAAATGCACTAGGATATAATATTGAGGCATGACTAGTAAATCACCTTGGCCGAATTGTTGTACCTCTTAGATGAACCAAACGTACATGACTGCAGTTTTGGAAGATTGGTCCAGGCTGTGCAACATGTGCTAATAGCGATTAATTACTTATTTCCACTCCCCACTCTCCCCTTGATGGGTTTTTAATTGACCTTACTAGCATGTTCAATTCTGACATGTGTACAGTACCTTATGCATGCATTAGTCATAAGAAATGACCCTGTGCATTTGCAAGCTGTGTAGTTTAGAAGCAGCATGTGATACATTTAATAACTTGATCACAACCAGACTGAACCCTGCTGTTACATTAGTTTACACAAACCCTGGTAGCAACAAAAACATGGAAGCAGACATGGTTTTAATGCCAAATATTAATCAATCACCAGCTTGTTTGTGTAAATTACTTCTGAAGCAATACCAACTCTGATGCATTGTATGTGTTCTGTTTACCTGCTGGTATTCTTTCCAGGAGATGAAGAACTCCCATTCCATTCTGCTTTTTGACGTAAATGTTGTGAATGTATTTATTCAGGGACAGTGAGATGTTTTGTAAGCAAAGGGTCTGCATGGAGTAAAATGGGCAGAAGGTGCTGTGTGTTTATCTCCTGTTGGAGTGTGTAGTGTGTACACATAAACAGCAAGTCTGTGTGAATTGCTACTGGAAGTTTCAGCATAACAACAGAATAAAACCGGGcacagtctgaaaaaaaaaacccatcaactTGAAGGGAAAACAAAGAGGCTGTTGGCCAAAAAGGGTATCTGTCTCCTGATGTTATCTCAGTGTTGTGAATTCAAACTGCTGGCAGTGTCTTAATGCAATCGAGTGTGATGTATGACAGCATCATTGCAGGACTGGAGAAGGAACAGTGGGTTATTAAGCAATGCATTATCAGGGCAATGCACGTCCACTGCATATCTACAGGTACTGTACATATTAGAAATTTGTATTCACCCTCTCATCCGCATAGTATCCCTTACTGACTTCAACTTGCAATGTGTAGCTTTACGTCTGCAGCTTGACATTCAACCCCTTTTAAAGACTGCATCCAGctatttaaaattaaagcaaaattCAACGAAGCAATCAGCTAAATGCACTGGAAACATTCATATCAGCCACCCAGaaactgtgcttatttttagGGCTCTGGACTGTTTTTAGTCTTCAGCAGGTGGATCAGGTGTATGCTGTAAACTTAGACTTAAAAGTATGATTGTAGTACATACAGCAACCAGCACAAGATCTCAGGGGTACAACATGCAGGAGCCTTGATTAGCAATAGCTATAAGcacaacaaaaagaacaaaaaagtacTACGACCGGATATGTTATACAAtgataattacaaacacaaattaaaaatgagGTGTTTCCtgatgttttaatgtgtttatgtcAGCTTGGGGTTTGGATTAATATGAGCATTCATTTCTTCATAATTTGGCTTTCTAAGACTACACCGGTTGGTAAAACTTTGACagagaagaaatgttttttttaaacagtttcaacCTGTTTTGGAAGTTAATATATCAGGTATGAGAGATATGCAATATGCCTCTAGGActtgcaacaaaaatataatgcTGTGATATACCGCACAGTGAGTGTCTCATGTCAGATTGTACATCTATATCTCTTCCGGTCACGTTATCCCATTTGATGGGGAAGAATAGTATTTGAGAGACATACATTTTTAGTTTACAGGTGACTTCaacgagagagaaaaaaaaaatcacatgctgTCAGCTgatgttcatttttaatttgatttaaaatgtcctTAATTAGGAGTTTATTTGATTTTAGATTTCTCAATCGTTTGGGAAGTTAAATGTACAAACAGCAGACTTTATCTTGCTCTTGTAAATTACGCCTGCCCATGTTTTCTTATTCTTCCCATGCTTGAATGTCTTAACATGCTTTCTTTGTACTTAAATACACCCTGTGTTTTGAACTCATtgaactctgaaaaaaaaattccagaaatAATGAAGCTTTCAGTTTGCTTATTCTAATGATATTTTACGCTTGCTTCTCTGGAAGGGAAAGACAGTAAAGTCTGGTACTGTGTAGTATTACCCCTTGGCACAAACCCTAGCTTCATTGAACAACAGCCTTGGCAAGACATCCTGAAACACCACTGACTGCAATTCAGATACTGAGCACCTTTCTCATGGTTCAGACACACCTTGTTTAGAAATGAACCCAAGCGCTGCACAGTCTCCGTGCTTTGATCAGAATCTCAACCCACAATGTTCAAACTGTAAAGATTTGGCTGAGGCCCAATGATTTGCCTGGGTAACTTGTCtcaacagctaaaaaaaaaaaaaaaaattaaacttagAAAGCAGGAGAAATAACCATTACCATGTCTTGAAAGTACGTCTGTCGTTCTCTTTCTTATTATGCATTCTTTCTCAGTGTGCAAATCTAAtgtatatttttgctttttttctccatcatttttcaatttgagcCTAATCTATTGTCATTATTGACCTTTGACTTAACACTCTGTGAGaaaggaatacaaaataatacacccATGAACGCCAACATTGCTCAACAGACTACTGGTATAACGGGCCTCTGAAGGAGGTAATAAATTGAAGAAACCCTATTGTTTCAGACACAGTTTTAGCTTGTGTACTGAATGTTTGTATGTCTGTGTTGACTATACTCCACCACACACTCCTCAAGCTGCTCTCCTCAGCAGGCAACATctcttgtttctgtgtttctgtgaCAGATGAGACACtaagagaagcagcagcagcagcaagctcCATCGTGTCAGATCTTTAGCCTGGTCTACCTAAGCCTGCGCTCCAGGGCAAAATGTGCAAATGTTCATCTGACAGGGAAAAATGATACAGTGACGTCAAGATACTGCAACAGTTTTATTACCTTAACAGTTTTCGTTTTTGGGAGTACACCACACACAGTTTATAGCCAATACATATCCCTAGTTACGAGAATGTCTTGACACATGCTTCATTTATGCAGCATATATGTTGTCAACTTGCTTTTCAAGGACCAATAGGGTATTAGCATTAGCTAATGAATACTATGCTTTATGTTGTTTAAGATGAAGCCTTCATTGGTTTTCCACATGGAGCAAAACCAATTTGATAAACTATGATGAAACAATACAAAAGCACTGCATTGGAGCAGTTGAAACAATAACGACGTAGACTGATTGCTAAACGCCACACAAAGGCAAGGGAAGTTTTGCAGATGAAATAAGTGTTAAAATAAGATTTTCCGTGGTTCAAGACATTTAGATAGTTAGCTCCCAGACAGAATAATTGCAATCCTGAGGGGGAGGGTTAACAATCAAACCAGTATTTTACCACTTAATGCCCCAAAGgagatttttaaaaaggattcACTTTCATCAGTTGTTGGAACAAGTTGTTTTGGGGGgttttgtgtaatttaattattttatgaacAGCAAAAGACTTAGCAAAGTAAACCTGCTTTCATTTGAACTCCCCACTGGCTATAATACCCTTTCTGAACTAAAGTAACTTAACACACAAACTTGAGATATAAACCGGTTCACAGCCCTTTCCTTCACACTCAGGTTGATGTTATCATGCATCAATACAGACTGTGTTCTTCTCAGAACAATTGTATTGGGGGGGTTTGGTGTATAAAagattgtaattaattaaaaagtaatgaCATCACATAATTAAAGGAACCCGTTGGCGGTCAGAGTGCAGAGATTCCCACGGAATTACAGTGATCTGTCACTGCCAGCACAGAGGCTTATACTTAACCAATAAACAGGTTCCATTGTTCCCAGGTAATCAGcaactacagtacaattaagatgTTCTTGAAGACAGAAGCCAGCAAGTGGATAACTAGCAATGCACTAAGGATACAGATTGAAGGCAACCATACATAGTTATTCAAAATACAGCACTGCAAAACATTTGGTGTACCTGCAAATTGTTGCATGCTTGCTATACAGAGAAGCACTGGAGTCCACTGCATTTGCACCCTTTACCACTCATATGGACGTTTAGTTGTAAACCagttgtaaaagcatagcaaagtgtaatgcatAGTAAGGACATAGTGAGCGAATGGTGAAAGCACGGACAAGCAAGGGAAGTAACTGGTAATGCATTATGCACTATGGTTAACTGCAACATTACACTGCACCCTGGTGCACTATATAAGGGCTGTAATGCATATTAACCCCATTAGAATACaccaaacaatattattattatattgttttgtgacTTAAAATTATTCAAATTATGCATTTGAATCCCACATTCCAAACATTCTTACAGATGCTTACAATACAGTAGATATCCTTTCAAATGTTAAGCAAGatctgtattgttttcatttaaccAATATAGATTCTGAGACCGTTCAATGCCTAATCTGATACAGAATATAAAAGGTCCTGTGAGAGACAGGGGTGAATCTGTAACAGTTGAAAGCAATCAGCATAACAAGCCATCAAACATTCCCCTGACAACTACATTAACCGTTTCATATTACTTTGCACAGACTGGAGCAAAGTGCTAATTTAATCAGTGCAATCACCTCATTACACACACAAGGGCGCCATCTGGTGGCAACTGACAACATTTACAGATtggaaatatatacatttgtccCCCCCTGGTACTGTACTGGAATCCAGTGGTGTGTTACTGTGTGTTCACATCAACGACATACCAAAACAGTACCCCAGCTGTATGGAAGCGATGCAAAAAGAATTAGCCTGGAATGGAATTCTATTTGTAGCAATGGTGGTGTTACTGATGAGTAAAGCTTTATACGCAAAACGCTAGGGGCGCAGCTTCTTTTCTAAATGGGGATATAATACTGTAAGCGCTGCAAAAGAAAAGAGGGGACAGAGGCAAACAGCTTCAACAAGCAACCGAGAAGAGTGCCTATGACTTTTTATTAGATCTaagatacaatacaaatgtatttttatatagcgcccttaaCGCCAAGGCATCCCAGAACACTGTACAAAGttacaaacagaacaaaagagCTCATGTATAGAATACACCTGTTAtaaccaattatttaaaaatacattcaagaaagtatttttgcaatttatatttaaaataatccagTGTGTCAGCATGCCTGGTAATCGGAATAGAGTTCAACCGAGGAGCACAAGATATGCTATAAATACCTTGATACATCTGCTACCTGTTGTAAAGATAACGAGAAAGTAAGGTCTATCTGCAATTGCACTAAACATTAAACCGTACATATTGATCAGAATGcaccaaatcaaataaatacatatatgcatGTCAAGTAGATTTTCAGCAGGGAAGGCTCTGCAGTGAGTGATACCCTGCTAGTAATTCCAGCTGCTGGTGGCCAGAAATGATAAACATTTTGCCAGTTCTTACTGGATACCAAGCTTATTTATATCAATAACCCCAGTACATATTTGCAGCCATTTCGATCCAATTCATCGAAAAACAATTGCTTTACTTGGGAAGTCTGCATACATTGGACTcgtgtttcttttctttaatcaTCTTCAGTGCAGTCTGTTTACCCAGCGTGACTTGCTGACAGCTTGCAGCAGCTCTGTTTAGTGTAATGATATCCGTGAATGCTAAACGGGGAGCCGCCGGTGCGGTGTGAAAATGGTCCTCCTTCCAAAAGACATCTCTGCGCTTTCTCATGACGCACTAGTCGCAGTCTTGTTTGGTTCCTCAGATtcattgtcagtgttttgttgacaTGCTGAAGTTTACCGTCTTCCGTGtaataatggaaataaataataaaaaaaacaggaagcagAATTGCAACACAGTTAGTGTGTAATAAGTATTGTGTCCAGTGTTTTTTTCGCACGTCAGCTGTAGCGATCTAAAGTCTGCTATTTTGCCGTTAGATCGGCGAGTTGTTTTTTACAACacaatcaacaaaaaaaagtttactgcagtataacaTCTGCACACGGAAGTACATTAATACAAGtttgttttgctaaaaaaaaaaaaaaaaaaaaatgaagaaaacgaatattttatttgcagctACATTGTGTGTTTTGAGTTTTTGTTCTCCGCGGGGAAATTGCGAATTCCATTTTCAGAAAGGGCCTCTGAAATCTACAAAGGTGTGTCATTTATGCAACACATACTATTAACAATACTGAGCGTGCACCAAGTAAACAacttgtgtattgttttaaactacgTTATCGGTAAACTGGGCATGAGAAATTTGCACAACAAACAGACTGTAACAATGCAGATTTTGTTGCAGGTTCTCGGTTTCTCGTGGAATAACTGTGGAAGCACTAAGGACCCAGCCGTGATGAAGGCTCTCTCCTTGTCACCGGATCCCATTAGTATCCCTGGCGACCTCAAAGCGAACGCCGCTGGCTCCACGAGCGTTGCTTTCACCTCGCCTCTCGCTGTAAGTATCGTTCTATAGTATGGGTGTCAACTTTCAGTTCCCTTAGCTAAGGCTCTTGTTCACGTTTATGTTTGGAATCGCTGAGATAATAAGATGACGTGCGTAACAACCCCGCTACTTCTGCTGCTGCTAAAAGTCGTTTTCTTTGCACAAGCCTGCTGGCTTAGTTCAGTGCGCCAAGAGCAAAGGCTTCAagtaaaatacagcttttttcGCATATCAATAAACTGGTTTCTGATAGTGTGCACCATAAATTAGACTGCGGAAGTTGTGAACATGAGCATGGGTGTGTTCCAAGGCAGcgaacattaataaataacaaattaaacaaatcctATAGAATTCTACAAACTAATTACAGAAATATCTTTAGGAAAAAATATGTAGGATTTATTTCTAAAGATAAGTGAGCAAGGTTTATGTTGTTGACAGTACATCTGTCCCCAAACACCACAGACCTTCCGAGGTTTTTGTTTTGCGTTAAATTACAGACTGAGTGatagttttgcatttgaaaagCATATATTTTAAGCTGGCTGCCTGCGTTATTCAGCTGTGTTGAACACAGTGGTTATAATACCTTGCAGGGTGCCTGGCTCTAGTACATTTGTTATCTTGTGCTGAATGAGTGGTTACATCACAAGTGTGAACTCGAGTGATCCTCACCAGTCATTAGTGAGCACTCTATACATGTTTTTGAGTCAGTGCTATAACAGTGAGATGACTAACTCAGGTTCCTTTTTATTGCAGCAGTTTACCAAGAGCCTGTTTGAGTTCACTTCACATCTCTTGTTATTTTATTCACCTGAGAAAAGTCCCATGATTTTTAACAAAACTGGTAACTGCAGAAAATGAGGGAGAAAGCGAGAACAGGAATTGGACTTCTATTCACATGACGCCCTCTGTGTCAGGAAACAAATTTAAACATGCTTACTAAAGCCTTTATCTCTCCATGTTGGTGTTAcataactgacaaaaaaaaaaaaaaaaaagtaacaataaaaaaaaatacaaaattagctTGTTAGCTGAAGAGAACTTGAATTATATTACCTGGTTGTCTGTCTATTTCTGTAACAAAATCGCCTAGCTCCTTTCAAAAGATTAactttaattaaagactggagtagaCATGCTGGAATGATCTATAACTTTAAAACTCCTCATCAGAATTCAGAACTGTAAGACAGGCAAACCTTGCAGGCCCGTGACTTCCTCCATGGTGTGCTGTGCACTCTGAAAGGACGTCCCACAGTGTTTTGTCCAACTTTTCACACCCTTGTTCGATCTGGCTTTCCCTCTCAGCTGAATGTGACGTTGGAAAAGGAGGTGGCTGGGTTCTGGGTGAAGGTCCCCTGTGTGGAGGAGCTGGGGAGCTGCCACTACAGAGATTTGTGCCAGATACTGGACACCCTGACACCCCCCGGACAGGACTGTCCCGAGCCGCTCCACACCTACGGCATCCCCTGCCACTGCCCCTTCAAGGCGGTGAGTTTAAAATACCGCAGATATATCCCTGCTGCTAATAGTGATGCGCTCTCTGCTGATCCAGTGGCTGGTGCCTTTAGGAAAATCAGTTCTGTTCACATGCAGTGGAAGTTGTAGAAGTTGTAACGGTCACTGTATTAAGTgacactgtgcctttaagaaggGAGCGGTAGTTGGATCCTAGAATGAATTCAAGCTGTTACCAGTCTGCTGCAACCCAGTCTAGTTGGTTGTgcagggacagaaataagactcccattgcatagcagtttgatttcactgagtttaataagacacaagcTGTAACCCTGAAGCTATCAGCTAAGAGCTGTAACCTGGAAATTTTGGATCCTATATCAAGGAGATGCTGTACAAAAGTAAAGTAAAGCTACACATCCCCTTAAATAGAAAAGTCTAAACAAAAGGAATCCTTACACTGCGCAGAAAATTTTTAATACAGAGCAGCAGTGCGGGATTCTGTTTTTCCACGTATCACCGCAGTGAGTTAATATAATGACTGCAGTTGGATTCAGTGGTTTTTCGAAACCTCATTGCTCTTGCAGTGTTTGAGTTTGAGGTTGTATAACAAatgagcaatatttatttttcccatCCTCAGGGTGATTACTCCCTTCCTGATTCAGATTTCTACCTGCCTGATGCGGACCTGCCCTACTGGCTGACGAATGGGAATTATAAAGTGGTAGGGGTTCTGGGCAGTGCAGGGCAGGAGCTGGGCTGCCTTAAACTCACCTTATCCCTCCACTCTGCCTAATCCTCGGTGCTAGACACAGAAGAGAACCAATCCCCACTCTTCCACTTGATCTAATGC is a window of Polyodon spathula isolate WHYD16114869_AA chromosome 12, ASM1765450v1, whole genome shotgun sequence DNA encoding:
- the LOC121324788 gene encoding ganglioside GM2 activator-like, with the translated sequence MKKTNILFAATLCVLSFCSPRGNCEFHFQKGPLKSTKVLGFSWNNCGSTKDPAVMKALSLSPDPISIPGDLKANAAGSTSVAFTSPLALNVTLEKEVAGFWVKVPCVEELGSCHYRDLCQILDTLTPPGQDCPEPLHTYGIPCHCPFKAGDYSLPDSDFYLPDADLPYWLTNGNYKVVGVLGSAGQELGCLKLTLSLHSA